The proteins below are encoded in one region of Bosea sp. BIWAKO-01:
- a CDS encoding ABC transporter substrate-binding protein, giving the protein MMDRHSQSVPGWFARLTRRVALMAALALLAAPGIRSAQAADTMIEVTDLAGRIVKVKKGVQRAILGEGRLFSATVVLMGKDKPFAQLAAIGDDLPKFDPDTWNRYLADVPAAKSMTLVSALASSDFSVEKAITLDADLVILSLGFLDKAMQSGVVDNLAKAGIPTIFIDFRERPTQNTVPSMLLLGRVFDRVDAANSFIDYYSQQMRRVYNVTTRLKQDQRPLVFAEQAAGLNPSACCQSFGNFNFGEFVSEAGGMNWGSKYFSGAGGMVNPEKIIVDDPQFLLMTGANWSNSNPGNIAVWLGYETQPERAAAQLKGLVARTGFPGLTAVKNRKVMAIYHQFYQSPYHFVAIQALAKWLHPNEFKDLDAWATFQELHDRFLPIKLTGKFWIEMN; this is encoded by the coding sequence ATGATGGACAGGCATTCACAATCCGTGCCGGGCTGGTTTGCCCGGCTGACCCGGCGCGTGGCGCTCATGGCCGCCCTGGCCCTGCTTGCCGCACCGGGCATCCGCAGCGCGCAAGCTGCCGACACCATGATCGAGGTGACCGATCTTGCCGGCCGCATCGTCAAGGTGAAGAAGGGCGTGCAACGGGCCATCCTCGGCGAGGGCCGGCTGTTCTCCGCGACGGTCGTGCTGATGGGCAAGGACAAGCCGTTCGCGCAGCTTGCCGCCATCGGCGACGACCTGCCGAAATTCGACCCCGACACCTGGAACCGCTACCTGGCGGATGTCCCTGCCGCCAAGTCGATGACCTTGGTGAGCGCGCTCGCCTCGAGCGATTTCAGCGTGGAGAAGGCGATCACGCTCGATGCGGACCTCGTCATCCTGTCGCTCGGCTTCCTGGACAAGGCGATGCAGTCCGGCGTCGTCGACAACCTGGCCAAGGCCGGCATCCCGACGATCTTCATCGATTTCCGCGAACGCCCGACGCAGAACACCGTGCCGAGCATGCTCCTGCTCGGCCGGGTCTTCGACCGCGTCGACGCGGCCAACAGCTTCATCGACTATTATTCGCAGCAGATGCGGCGGGTCTACAACGTCACGACGCGGCTGAAGCAGGATCAGCGGCCGCTGGTCTTCGCCGAACAGGCTGCGGGGCTCAACCCGTCTGCCTGCTGCCAGTCCTTCGGCAATTTCAATTTCGGCGAATTCGTCTCCGAAGCCGGCGGCATGAACTGGGGATCGAAATATTTCTCCGGTGCCGGCGGCATGGTCAATCCGGAGAAGATCATCGTCGATGATCCGCAATTCCTGCTGATGACCGGCGCCAACTGGTCGAACAGCAATCCTGGCAATATCGCCGTCTGGCTCGGCTACGAGACCCAGCCTGAACGTGCCGCCGCACAGCTCAAGGGCCTCGTCGCCCGGACCGGATTTCCGGGGCTGACGGCCGTGAAGAACAGGAAAGTGATGGCGATCTATCACCAGTTCTACCAGAGCCCCTATCACTTCGTGGCCATCCAGGCGCTCGCCAAGTGGCTGCACCCGAATGAATTCAAGGATCTCGACGCCTGGGCGACCTTCCAGGAACTGCATGACCGCTTCCTGCCGATCAAGCTGACCGGCAAGTTCTGGATCGAGATGAACTGA
- a CDS encoding FecCD family ABC transporter permease produces the protein MSHTPAFEPPADTASERYRRRGLRKLLLAVGALALLALALVVDVSVGPGNFPLMDVARVILEPGSMGPKLDVIVWDVRLPVAVMAILVGAMLGTAGAQMQTILGNPLADPFTLGISSAASFGAALAIATGVSLVPFAGAFLVTANAFLFALATSAILFLFTRLRGVTVETFVLVGIALFFTFNALLAFIQFHSSETQLQQIIFWMMGSLSRATWTKLGICAGLLGVILPFCLHRSWMLTALTMGDERAAALGVRVARLRLEMLVCISLLASTAVAFVGTIGFIGLVGPHIARLLVGEDQRYFVPVAAIAGGLILSVASTLSKGITPGIIYPIGIITALVGVPFFLSLVMSIRRERWQ, from the coding sequence CTGTCCCATACACCGGCTTTCGAGCCGCCTGCCGATACGGCCAGCGAGCGCTATCGGCGGCGGGGGCTGCGCAAGCTCCTGCTCGCTGTCGGGGCGCTCGCACTCCTGGCGCTGGCGCTCGTGGTCGATGTCTCGGTGGGGCCCGGCAATTTCCCATTGATGGATGTGGCGCGCGTCATCCTCGAACCGGGATCGATGGGCCCGAAGCTCGACGTGATCGTCTGGGATGTGCGCCTGCCCGTCGCGGTGATGGCCATTCTCGTCGGTGCCATGCTGGGCACCGCCGGGGCGCAGATGCAGACCATCCTCGGCAATCCGCTCGCCGATCCGTTCACGCTCGGCATCTCGTCGGCGGCGAGCTTCGGCGCGGCGCTTGCGATTGCGACCGGTGTCTCGCTCGTGCCCTTCGCTGGGGCCTTCCTGGTGACGGCGAACGCCTTCCTGTTCGCGCTCGCGACCTCCGCGATCCTGTTCCTGTTCACGCGGCTGCGCGGCGTCACCGTCGAGACCTTCGTGCTCGTCGGCATCGCGCTGTTCTTCACCTTCAATGCGCTTCTGGCCTTCATCCAGTTCCACTCCTCCGAAACGCAGCTGCAGCAGATCATCTTCTGGATGATGGGCAGCCTGTCGCGCGCCACCTGGACGAAGCTCGGAATCTGCGCCGGCCTGCTTGGGGTCATCCTGCCGTTCTGCCTGCATCGCAGCTGGATGCTGACCGCGCTCACCATGGGCGACGAGCGCGCGGCTGCCCTTGGCGTGCGCGTCGCGCGGCTGCGCCTGGAAATGCTGGTCTGCATCTCGCTCCTGGCCTCGACCGCTGTCGCCTTCGTCGGCACGATCGGCTTCATCGGCCTGGTGGGGCCGCATATCGCCCGGCTGCTGGTCGGCGAGGACCAGCGCTATTTCGTACCGGTCGCGGCGATTGCCGGCGGCCTCATCCTGTCGGTCGCGTCGACGCTGTCGAAGGGCATCACGCCGGGGATCATCTATCCCATCGGCATCATCACCGCCCTGGTCGGCGTGCCGTTCTTCCTCAGCCTCGTGATGTCGATCCGCCGGGAGCGCTGGCAATGA
- a CDS encoding autotransporter domain-containing protein produces the protein MPNDLKLARMLPARGRRPGQLCQSVSMLALGLALLAAAPAALAQSVTVTGAVYPMPPQPLANWNLGGGILTIGDVGPATLTIAGGGSVTSEVTRIGNYGSGTVTVTGVGSLLASPAALLVGYLGGGDLRVEDGGAVTSSVVNIGYAGGVVGNATVTGAGSRLTVDGDLDVGERGRGTLTVSNGGSVSNTYGYLGTFNGSSGTATVTGAGSSWTNSVELRIGHHGTGTLTIEKGGKVSAAKTIIAATGTGTLNLLGDTVNGRGVLETGQLVKGAGSATLNLDGGILRTARNESNFLDGFGSATIGTNGVFFDSNGYDIAVSTAFDGSGGLTKQGAGTLTLTGTNSYSGGTTITGGALAVSADANLGDTSGGVTLDGGTLRATASFSTARTITLGTSGGSIMVDSGQTLTASGNIIGGGGLTKAGDGTLSLIGFNSYTGGTTIAGGKLIVGFDGNLGDSSGGLTLAGGTLATTQSFSSGRSVTLSGSGGGIEVTTGLNLTLTGTISGTGGLTKTGAGMLMLSGTSTYSGATTVSAGTLYINGAQALSAASNYAIASGALLNVNDGLGTVTAGSIAGAGQIRIESGSTLETGATHASTSFTGMIYDAGSIRKVGTGTLTLTQENSYAGGTTIAGGAISISRESNLGSTSGALTLNGGVLQVTGTTLTELNRAVVFGTAGGGFDIADAGNSFTLSQSFSGTGAFSKAGAGTLLLKSTQSYSGATTVSGGTLRAGQVGSFSAASAFTVASGARLDLAGFSQSIGSLAGAGMVTLGAGTLTAGSDNSSTGFAGSITGSGGLTKAGAGTLTLSGASSYAGSTQVQAGKLVVNGSLASAVTLAGGTLGGSGTVGAISVGGGATVAPGNSIGTLTVSGNVAFASGSIYQVEVNAAGQSDRIVASGLATLAGGTVAVLAETGNYAASTNYTILTAAGGVSGQFANVTSNLAFLTPSLSYGATSVTLTMARNQTGFATVALTRNQGLIANAAERLSAGNPVYDTLLSSTAAEARAGFDLLSGEAHAQAVAVMIDESRLVRETILSRLRGPLLTAPAGEVAAAYSADLPGRKGAVAMPAPLPQSRYAFWGEAFGGMGNSNADGNAASQSRRSGGALLGADMLVYDNPGSSLRLGLAGGYSQSRFDLDARLSSGRLESGHAGLYAGARFGSLRLDMGAAYSWSESDIRRQVAIRGFGDVLHLQRPGSTAQAFAELGHGFAFQGFALEPFAQLALIRVSTDAGTEQGGAAALRLFSSEQTLGFSTLGLRAEAQLGTAPLFARAMLGWRHGFGDLTPVAKTAFLLGSTPAQVYAAAIDRNALATEAGLDWRLSSATSLGLTYSAAIGERSRYQALKGRVDVRF, from the coding sequence ATGCCGAACGATCTGAAGCTTGCGCGGATGCTGCCGGCGCGTGGCCGGCGGCCGGGGCAGCTATGTCAGTCCGTTTCGATGCTCGCGCTCGGTCTCGCTCTGCTCGCCGCGGCCCCCGCTGCTCTCGCCCAATCGGTTACAGTCACTGGCGCAGTCTATCCGATGCCCCCCCAGCCGCTTGCAAACTGGAATCTGGGTGGCGGGATCCTGACCATCGGTGACGTCGGCCCCGCGACGCTGACCATCGCTGGGGGTGGCAGTGTCACGAGCGAAGTCACCCGAATCGGTAATTATGGTAGTGGCACGGTGACAGTGACGGGCGTCGGCTCGCTCTTGGCCAGCCCCGCAGCCCTCCTGGTCGGATACCTCGGGGGCGGCGACCTGCGCGTCGAAGACGGCGGCGCCGTCACCAGCAGTGTCGTCAATATCGGCTACGCCGGTGGGGTGGTCGGCAACGCGACGGTGACCGGCGCAGGGTCGCGCTTGACCGTGGACGGCGATCTCGATGTCGGTGAGCGTGGCAGAGGCACGCTCACCGTGTCGAATGGCGGTAGCGTCTCGAACACCTATGGCTATCTCGGCACGTTCAATGGCAGCAGCGGCACGGCGACGGTTACCGGGGCAGGCTCCAGCTGGACCAATTCGGTCGAGCTGCGTATCGGCCACCACGGCACCGGCACGCTGACCATCGAGAAGGGCGGCAAGGTCAGCGCGGCGAAGACGATCATCGCGGCGACCGGCACCGGCACGCTCAATCTGCTCGGCGATACCGTCAACGGCCGCGGCGTGCTCGAAACCGGGCAGCTCGTGAAAGGGGCGGGCTCCGCGACGCTCAATCTCGATGGCGGCATCCTGCGAACAGCACGCAACGAGAGCAATTTTCTCGATGGCTTCGGCAGCGCCACGATCGGCACGAACGGTGTCTTCTTCGACAGCAACGGCTACGACATCGCCGTATCCACCGCTTTCGACGGCAGTGGAGGGCTGACGAAGCAGGGCGCTGGCACGCTGACGCTGACCGGCACGAACAGCTATTCGGGCGGCACTACGATCACGGGCGGTGCGCTCGCGGTCTCGGCCGACGCCAATCTCGGCGACACATCGGGCGGCGTGACGCTGGACGGCGGCACGCTGCGCGCGACTGCGAGCTTCTCCACCGCGCGCACGATCACACTCGGCACCTCCGGCGGGAGCATTATGGTCGATAGCGGCCAGACCCTGACGGCCAGCGGCAACATCATCGGTGGCGGCGGGCTGACCAAGGCGGGAGACGGCACGCTGAGCCTGATCGGCTTCAACTCCTATACTGGCGGGACGACGATCGCGGGCGGCAAGCTCATCGTCGGGTTCGACGGCAATCTCGGCGACTCCTCCGGCGGGCTGACGCTGGCCGGCGGCACGCTCGCAACGACTCAGAGTTTCAGCTCGGGCCGTTCGGTGACGTTGTCAGGCAGTGGCGGTGGCATCGAGGTCACGACCGGGCTGAACCTGACCCTCACCGGCACGATCTCGGGTACGGGCGGCCTGACCAAGACCGGGGCCGGCATGTTGATGCTCTCGGGCACCAGCACCTATTCCGGCGCGACTACGGTATCGGCCGGCACCCTCTATATCAACGGCGCTCAGGCACTGTCGGCTGCCTCGAACTACGCCATCGCGTCCGGCGCGCTACTGAACGTCAACGATGGTCTCGGCACGGTCACGGCCGGCTCGATCGCAGGGGCTGGCCAGATCCGGATCGAGAGCGGCTCGACGCTGGAGACCGGCGCGACCCATGCTTCGACCAGCTTCACCGGGATGATCTACGACGCCGGCAGCATCAGGAAGGTCGGCACGGGCACGCTGACACTGACGCAGGAGAACAGCTATGCCGGCGGCACGACGATCGCGGGCGGGGCGATCAGCATCTCCAGGGAGAGCAATCTTGGCTCGACCTCGGGCGCGCTGACCTTGAACGGCGGCGTGCTGCAGGTGACCGGGACGACGCTGACCGAGCTCAACCGCGCCGTTGTCTTCGGCACGGCGGGCGGCGGCTTCGACATTGCCGATGCCGGCAACAGCTTCACTCTCTCGCAGTCCTTCTCGGGCACGGGCGCGTTCAGCAAGGCCGGGGCCGGCACCTTGCTGCTGAAGAGCACGCAGAGCTATTCCGGCGCGACCACGGTCTCAGGCGGAACCCTGCGGGCGGGCCAGGTCGGTTCGTTCTCAGCCGCCTCGGCCTTCACGGTGGCATCGGGCGCGCGGCTCGATCTGGCCGGGTTCAGCCAGAGCATCGGCTCGCTTGCCGGCGCGGGCATGGTGACGCTCGGCGCGGGGACGCTGACCGCCGGTTCCGACAACAGCTCGACGGGCTTCGCCGGGTCGATCACCGGCAGCGGCGGTCTGACCAAGGCTGGTGCCGGCACGCTGACCTTGTCGGGCGCCAGCAGCTATGCCGGCAGCACGCAGGTCCAGGCCGGCAAGCTCGTGGTCAACGGCTCGCTGGCGAGTGCGGTGACGCTGGCCGGCGGTACGCTCGGCGGCTCCGGCACGGTCGGAGCGATCAGCGTCGGCGGCGGCGCGACGGTGGCGCCCGGCAACTCGATCGGCACGCTGACCGTCTCCGGCAATGTCGCGTTCGCCTCGGGTTCGATCTATCAGGTCGAGGTCAACGCGGCCGGCCAGAGCGACCGGATCGTGGCCTCGGGCCTGGCGACGCTCGCGGGTGGCACGGTCGCAGTCCTGGCCGAGACCGGCAATTACGCGGCGAGCACGAACTATACGATCCTCACCGCCGCGGGCGGCGTCTCCGGCCAGTTCGCCAACGTCACCTCCAACCTCGCCTTCCTGACGCCGTCGCTGAGCTATGGCGCAACCAGCGTCACGCTGACCATGGCGCGCAACCAGACCGGGTTCGCCACGGTCGCGTTGACCCGCAACCAGGGCCTGATCGCCAATGCGGCGGAGCGGCTCAGCGCCGGCAACCCGGTCTATGACACGCTGCTCTCCAGCACAGCGGCCGAGGCGCGCGCCGGCTTCGACCTGCTCTCGGGCGAAGCGCATGCGCAAGCCGTCGCGGTGATGATCGACGAGAGCCGGCTGGTGCGCGAGACCATACTGTCGCGCCTGCGCGGGCCGCTGCTGACGGCGCCTGCCGGAGAGGTCGCGGCCGCCTATAGCGCCGACCTGCCCGGCCGCAAGGGCGCGGTCGCCATGCCCGCCCCGCTGCCGCAGTCGCGCTACGCATTCTGGGGCGAAGCCTTCGGCGGCATGGGCAACAGCAATGCCGATGGCAATGCGGCGAGCCAGTCGCGCCGCAGCGGCGGCGCGCTCCTCGGCGCCGACATGCTGGTCTATGACAATCCCGGCTCCTCGCTCAGGCTCGGCCTCGCTGGCGGCTACAGCCAGTCGCGCTTCGATCTTGACGCCCGGCTCTCCTCCGGCAGGCTCGAAAGCGGCCATGCCGGCCTCTATGCCGGCGCCCGCTTCGGCAGCCTGCGCCTTGATATGGGCGCGGCCTATTCCTGGTCGGAGAGCGATATCCGCCGCCAGGTCGCGATCCGCGGTTTTGGCGATGTCTTGCACCTGCAGCGCCCGGGCTCGACCGCGCAGGCCTTCGCCGAGCTCGGCCATGGCTTTGCCTTCCAGGGCTTTGCGCTGGAGCCCTTCGCGCAGCTCGCCCTGATCCGGGTCTCGACCGATGCCGGCACCGAACAGGGCGGCGCGGCCGCGCTCAGGCTGTTCTCCTCTGAGCAGACGCTCGGCTTCAGCACGCTGGGCCTGCGCGCCGAGGCGCAGCTCGGCACGGCGCCGCTCTTCGCCCGCGCCATGCTCGGCTGGCGTCACGGCTTTGGCGATCTGACCCCGGTGGCGAAGACCGCCTTCCTGCTCGGCTCCACCCCGGCGCAGGTCTACGCCGCTGCGATCGACCGCAATGCGCTCGCCACTGAGGCCGGCCTCGACTGGCGCCTCTCCTCCGCCACCAGCCTCGGCCTGACCTACTCCGCCGCCATCGGCGAACGCTCCAGGTATCAGGCCCTCAAGGGCAGGGTCGATGTCAGATTCTGA
- a CDS encoding AraC family transcriptional regulator: MPRDLTSLPTTLAGISRLAVARLAGAGIAAAPLLNEVGLTEDMLADHDQRVPSRRQVAFLDRAATALGDDCLGFTLAQEFDPRAMGLLFYVMASSQTLGDATQRIARYSAITNEALVFSIAEGSGLTVTLSYAGLPRHCDRHQAEFCIFGAIRVCRILTGANLVPQHVSIAHHRSGDTSAMSRFAGTKVEFGAETDAFVLQADARERHLVNADPYLNDLLQTYCEAALSSRTTNASPLRVSVENAIAPLLPHGKVRAEVIARQLGLSERTLARRLAEEGLNFSEVLRQLRRDLALRYLNDGDHHVSKVAWLLGFHEVSAFSHAFKQWTGLAPSQMRLGGTPNG, translated from the coding sequence TTGCCACGCGACCTGACCTCCTTGCCGACGACGCTAGCAGGCATCTCGCGCCTTGCCGTTGCTCGCCTTGCCGGCGCAGGCATAGCGGCCGCGCCTCTCCTGAACGAGGTCGGCCTGACCGAAGACATGCTCGCCGATCACGATCAGAGAGTGCCCTCCCGGCGTCAGGTCGCATTCCTGGACCGGGCCGCGACGGCACTGGGTGATGATTGCCTCGGCTTCACCCTGGCCCAGGAATTCGACCCCCGTGCCATGGGCTTGCTGTTCTATGTGATGGCATCCTCACAAACGCTCGGCGACGCAACGCAACGCATTGCGCGCTACAGCGCGATCACCAATGAAGCGCTGGTCTTCAGCATTGCGGAGGGAAGCGGGCTCACCGTCACGCTGAGCTATGCCGGCCTTCCCCGGCATTGCGATCGGCACCAGGCCGAGTTCTGCATTTTTGGAGCAATTAGGGTCTGCCGCATCCTGACCGGCGCAAACCTCGTCCCACAACACGTCTCGATCGCGCATCACCGATCGGGCGACACTTCTGCGATGTCGCGGTTTGCCGGGACGAAGGTGGAGTTCGGCGCCGAGACCGATGCTTTCGTTCTGCAGGCCGATGCGCGTGAACGCCATCTCGTGAATGCCGACCCTTACCTCAACGATCTCCTCCAGACCTATTGCGAGGCGGCGCTATCATCCCGCACGACCAATGCGAGCCCGCTTCGGGTGAGCGTCGAGAATGCGATTGCTCCGCTGTTGCCTCACGGAAAGGTTCGCGCCGAAGTCATCGCCCGCCAGCTTGGATTAAGCGAACGGACACTGGCGCGAAGGCTCGCCGAGGAGGGTCTGAACTTTTCGGAGGTCCTGCGGCAACTGCGGCGCGATCTGGCTTTGCGCTATCTCAATGATGGCGACCACCATGTCTCCAAGGTCGCCTGGCTGCTGGGTTTCCACGAAGTCAGCGCGTTCTCGCATGCATTCAAGCAATGGACCGGGCTGGCGCCGAGCCAGATGCGGCTGGGCGGCACCCCGAACGGATGA
- a CDS encoding response regulator transcription factor: protein MPDLSVAIVDDHPMLMEGIAALLKRWGGFMLAATGTVADHIVPIARTHHPDEMIVDLSMAGDVFQAIADALKIAPETKIVVFTASANTEDAIRALDAGAKGYVLKGSPGEDLFQALQAAQRGDVYVTPSFATKLICALKEKTLERQKAISNRLSVREQQIVNLLLLGKMNNEIARELSLSAKTVKGYMTNLMAKLNARNRLEVVLAAQKLAAGANTPAMIRRP, encoded by the coding sequence ATGCCGGACCTTTCGGTTGCGATCGTCGATGATCACCCGATGCTGATGGAGGGGATTGCCGCGCTGCTGAAGCGCTGGGGCGGTTTCATGCTCGCCGCGACGGGGACTGTCGCAGATCACATCGTGCCGATCGCCAGAACGCATCACCCTGATGAAATGATCGTCGATCTCAGCATGGCGGGGGATGTCTTCCAGGCGATTGCGGACGCGTTGAAGATCGCTCCTGAGACGAAGATCGTGGTGTTCACGGCCTCGGCCAACACGGAAGACGCGATCAGGGCCCTGGATGCCGGGGCCAAGGGCTATGTTCTGAAAGGCAGTCCCGGAGAAGACCTCTTCCAGGCTCTTCAGGCGGCACAGCGAGGCGACGTCTATGTCACCCCCTCCTTCGCGACCAAGCTAATCTGTGCGTTGAAAGAAAAGACCCTAGAACGACAGAAGGCGATCAGCAACAGGCTCAGTGTCCGGGAGCAGCAGATCGTCAACCTGCTGCTGCTCGGCAAGATGAACAACGAGATCGCGCGCGAGCTGTCGCTCAGCGCCAAGACCGTCAAGGGCTACATGACCAACCTGATGGCCAAGCTGAACGCGCGCAATCGCCTGGAGGTGGTGCTTGCGGCGCAAAAGCTGGCTGCGGGAGCGAACACCCCTGCCATGATCAGGCGCCCGTGA
- a CDS encoding alpha/beta fold hydrolase: protein MVAFLMDGPEKARATILLAHGAGAPMDSASMTANAGALAAAGLRVARFEFGYMAGRRTSAGRKPPPRAETLISEYATAIGALDCKGPLIIGGKSMGGRVASMLADEWHASARIAGLLCLGYPFHPIGKPEQLRTAHLATMKTPTLIAQGTRDLFGAREEVSAYKLSNAIEILWLDDGDHDLKPRKAVSGFSVDDHLKTLSNKVAAWADRLTA, encoded by the coding sequence ATGGTGGCATTTCTGATGGATGGCCCGGAGAAGGCGAGGGCAACGATCCTCCTGGCGCATGGCGCCGGGGCTCCGATGGATTCCGCTTCGATGACGGCTAATGCCGGCGCCCTGGCTGCGGCCGGTCTTCGCGTGGCCCGGTTCGAATTCGGTTACATGGCGGGTCGCCGGACATCAGCCGGTCGTAAGCCACCGCCGCGCGCCGAAACGCTGATCTCGGAATATGCCACCGCCATCGGCGCGCTCGATTGCAAGGGGCCGCTCATCATCGGCGGCAAATCGATGGGTGGACGTGTCGCCAGCATGCTGGCCGACGAGTGGCACGCATCCGCCCGGATCGCCGGCCTGCTCTGCCTTGGCTATCCCTTCCACCCGATCGGCAAGCCCGAGCAACTGCGGACGGCACATCTCGCGACCATGAAGACGCCGACCCTGATCGCGCAGGGGACGAGGGACCTGTTTGGAGCGCGCGAGGAGGTGTCGGCTTACAAGCTCTCCAACGCCATCGAGATCCTCTGGCTCGACGATGGCGATCACGACCTGAAGCCGCGCAAGGCAGTCTCGGGCTTTTCCGTCGACGACCATCTGAAGACCCTGTCGAACAAGGTCGCCGCCTGGGCGGATCGCCTCACGGCGTAG
- a CDS encoding ABC transporter ATP-binding protein: MSLSIESIGFAYRGRGDVFDGLSALGLERGTVTAVVGPNGVGKSTLFRLVAGLLRPRAGTMRLDGTDLAGMTSRQRHDAIFFLSQHVAMRAALCVFDYVLLARKAHGGRATREDLRAVEEALGTLHIDHLSEVPVSDLSGGQQQLVSVAQALVRAPSVLLLDEPTSALDLRRQLQVTNVIRETTRRRGQVTLVALHDLALASRCADRFLLIDRKTVVADGRPRDVLSHPAASDVYGVDITLEQGATGNLLVDTMLRTGTERPTA; encoded by the coding sequence ATGAGCCTCTCGATCGAGTCGATCGGTTTCGCCTATCGTGGCCGCGGCGACGTCTTCGACGGTCTCAGCGCCCTTGGGCTTGAGCGCGGCACCGTCACCGCCGTGGTCGGGCCGAACGGAGTTGGAAAATCCACCCTGTTTCGCCTCGTGGCCGGGCTGCTGCGCCCGCGCGCTGGCACCATGCGGCTCGACGGGACCGACCTCGCCGGCATGACATCGCGGCAGCGGCATGATGCGATCTTCTTCCTGTCGCAGCATGTCGCGATGCGGGCTGCGCTCTGCGTCTTCGATTATGTGCTGCTTGCCCGGAAAGCCCATGGCGGCCGTGCCACGCGCGAGGATCTGCGGGCGGTGGAGGAGGCGCTCGGCACGCTGCATATCGACCACCTGTCGGAGGTTCCGGTATCCGACCTTTCGGGCGGCCAGCAGCAACTCGTCTCCGTGGCCCAGGCCCTGGTGCGCGCGCCCAGCGTGCTCCTGCTCGACGAGCCGACAAGCGCGCTCGACCTGCGCCGGCAGCTGCAGGTGACCAATGTCATCCGCGAAACGACGCGGCGGCGCGGCCAGGTCACGCTCGTCGCCTTGCACGATCTGGCGCTGGCCAGCCGCTGCGCGGATCGCTTCCTGCTCATCGACCGCAAGACCGTCGTCGCCGATGGGCGCCCGAGGGATGTCCTCTCGCATCCGGCGGCGTCGGACGTGTATGGCGTCGACATCACGCTGGAACAGGGTGCGACGGGCAATCTCCTGGTCGACACCATGCTGCGCACCGGCACCGAGCGGCCGACGGCCTGA